A single region of the Gossypium arboreum isolate Shixiya-1 chromosome 12, ASM2569848v2, whole genome shotgun sequence genome encodes:
- the LOC108460838 gene encoding elongation factor Tu, mitochondrial, which translates to MAAAVLRNPNSRRLLSFSSPIYWSSRGFISASNFSVSDLLSGNEVTVPANANPWWRSMATFTRTKPHVNVGTIGHVDHGKTTLTAAITKVLAEEGKAKAIAFDEIDKAPEEKKRGITIATAHVEYETMKRHYAHVDCPGHADYVKNMITGAAQMDGGILVVSAPDGPMPQTKEHILLARQVGVPSLVCFLNKVDAVDDPELLELVEMELRELLSFYKFPGDEIPIIRGSALSALQGTNEEIGKKAILKLMDAVDEYIPDPVRQLDKPFLMPIEDVFSIQGRGTVATGRVEQGTIKVGEEVEILGLTQGAPLKTTVTGVEMFKKILDQGQAGDNVGLLLRGLKRDDVQRGMVIAKPGSLKTYKRFEAEIYVLTKDEGGRHTAFESNYRPQFYLRTADVTGKVELPESVKMVLPGDNVTATFELISPVPLEAGQRFALREGGRTVGAGVVSKVLS; encoded by the exons ATGGCTGCGGCTGTCCTCCGGAACCCTAATTCGAGGCGCCTTTTGTCATTCTCTTCCCCGATTTACTGGTCCTCTCGTGGCTTTATCTCTGCTTCCAACTTCTCAGTTTCCGATCTTCTCTCTGGAAATGAGGTGACAGTTCCCGCTAACGCTAACCCTTGGTGGAGATCCATGGCTACTTTCACTCGCAC aaAACCTCATGTTAATGTAGGAACAATTGGGCATGTTGATCATGGAAAGACCACACTGACTGCAGCAATCACAAAG GTTCTGGCTGAAGAAGGAAAAGCCAAGGCTATTGCCTTTGATGAAATTGACAAGGCTCCTGAGGAGAAGAAGAGAGGGATTACAATTGCCACG GCTCACGTGGAGTATGAGACAATGAAACGTCACTATGCACACGTAGACTGTCCTGGACATGCTGATTATGTTAAA AATATGATCACTGGTGCCGCCCAAATGGATGGTGGTATTCTGGTTGTGTCTGCTCCAGATGGGCCCATGCCACAGACTAAAGAACACATTCTACTTGCCCGACAG GTTGGTGTGCCATCTCTCGTGTGTTTTTTAAATAAAGTTGATGCCGTTGATGATCCAGAGTTGTTGGAGCTTGTGGAAATGGAGCTTCGTG AGCTTCTTAGCTTCTACAAGTTTCCTGGGGATGAAATACCTATCATTAGGGGGTCAGCATTGTCTGCTTTACAGGGTACAAATGAGGAAATAGGGAAAAAAGCAATTTTGAAACTAATGGATGCTGTAGACGAATACATTCCTGATCCCGTCCGCCAGCTTGACAAGCCGTTCCTGATGCCAATTGAGGATGTTTTCTCAATTCAG GGGCGTGGAACTGTTGCAACTGGCCGTGTCGAACAAGGAACCATTAAAGTTGGTGAAGAAGTTGAAATTTTGGGGTTAACACAg GGTGCACCTCTAAAAACCACAGTTACTGGGGTTGAGATGTTCAAGAAAATCTTGGATCAAGGACAG GCTGGTGATAATGTGGGACTTCTTCTGCGTGGTCTGAAAAGGGATGATGTGCAGCGTGGAATG GTCATTGCTAAACCTGGAAGCTTGAAGACATACAAAAGGTTTGAGGCAGAGATATATGTCCTCACAAAAGATGAAGGTGGACGTCATACCGCCTTTGAATCAAATTACAGGCCTCAGTTCTATCTGAGGACAGCAGATGTGACTGGAAAAGTGGAATTACCCGAAAGTGTTAAGATGGTTCTGCCGGGGGACAACGTTACTGCAACTTTTGAGCTCATCTCACCTGTGCCTCTTGAAGCAG GACAAAGATTTGCCTTGAGGGAAGGAGGTAGAACCGTCGGTGCTGGTGTAGTATCAAAAGTACTGAGCTAA
- the LOC128285199 gene encoding auxin-binding protein T85-like: protein MSTVEVWLQTFAPGSRTPIHRHSCEEVFVVLKGSGTLYLASSSNKYPGKPEEHFIFSNSTFHIPVNDAHQVWNTNEHEDLQMLVIISRPPIKVFIYEDWLMPHTAAKLKFPYYWDEQCFQVPQKDEL from the exons ATGAGCACT GTTGAGGTTTGGCTTCAAACATTTGCACCAGGATCGCGCACGCCGATCCATAGGCACTCTTGTGAAGAAGTTTTTGTTGTTCTCAAGGGCAGTGGCACTCTATATCTCGCCTCGAGTTCTAATAAGTACCCTGGAAAACCGGAGGAGCACTTTATATTTTCGAATAGCACGTTTCATATCCCTGTCAATGATGCTCACCAg GTCTGGAATACAAATGAACATGAGGATTTGCAAATGCTTGTGATAATATCTCGGCCGCCTATCAAAGT GTTCATATATGAAGATTGGTTGATGCCTCACACTGCGGCTAAGTTGAAGTTTCCCTACTATTGGGATGAGCAGTGCTTTCAAGTACCTCAGAAAGATGAGCTTTAA
- the LOC108479714 gene encoding sugar transporter ERD6-like 7 isoform X2 has product MFGSILTFGAMIGAITSGPIADFIGRKGAMRTATGFCVGGWLAIYFAEGALLLDVGRMATGYGMGVFSYVVPVFIAEIAPKNLRGALTTINQLMICTGVSVAFIIGTVLTWRTLALTGLIPCAVLLFGLFFIPESPRWLAKIGREKEFEAALQDLRGKDTNISKEADEIRDYIETLERLPKAKMLDLFQRRYLSSVIIGVGLMVFQQFGGINGICFYVSNIFETAGFSAAVGTIIYAILQVVITGLNTTVIDKAGRKPLLLVSSTGLVLGCILSGVSFYLKDHNLALDAVPILAVTGILIYISAFSAGMGAVPWVIMSEIFPINIKGVAGSLATLVNWFGAWAVSYTFNFLMSWSSYGTFILYAAINAGAILFVVTLVPETKGKTLEQIQAAINA; this is encoded by the exons ATGTTTGGTTCTATATTGACTTTTGGTGCAATGATTGGTGCGATCACAAGTGGACCGATTGCTGATTTTATCGGTCGGAAAGGG GCAATGAGAACAGCTACTGGATTTTGTGTTGGAGGGTGGCTTGCCATTTACTTCGCTGAG GGAGCTTTGTTGTTGGACGTTGGAAGAATGGCAACAGGTTATGGTATGGGAGTCTTCTCGTACGTG GTACCAGTATTCATTGCTGAAATCGCACCAAAGAATCTTCGAGGAGCACTAACAACTATAAATCAG CTTATGATCTGCACTGGAGTATCTGTTGCCTTCATAATAGGGACAGTTCTAACATGGAGAACTTTAGCACTAACAG GACTTATTCCTTGCGCAGTTCTACTCTTTGGACTCTTTTTCATTCCAGAGTCTCCTAGATGGCTG GCAAAGATCGGACGTGAAAAGGAATTCGAAGCTGCACTACAAGATCTTCGTGGCAAGGATACTAATATATCAAAGGAGGCAGATGAGATTCGG GACTATATAGAGACCCTCGAACGGCTTCCAAAAGCCAAAATGCTGGATCTGTTTCAACGAAGATACTTGAGCTCTGTCATT ATAGGAGTTGGACTAATGGTCTTTCAACAATTTGGAGGGATCAATGGTATCTGCTTTTATGTCAGCAATATTTTCGAGACGGCAG GGTTTTCTGCAGCTGTTGGGACAATAATCTATGCTATTCTTCAG GTTGTCATCACTGGCCTTAACACAACCGTTATCGATAAAGCTGGAAGAAAGCCTCTATTACTG GTTTCTTCAACAGGACTGGTCCTTGGTTGTATACTATCTGGGGTTTCATTCTATCTTAAG GATCATAATTTGGCACTCGATGCAGTTCCCATTCTTGCTGTAACAGGCATATTG ATATACATAAGTGCCTTTTCAGCTGGGATGGGTGCAGTTCCTTGGGTTATAATGTCTGAG ATATTCCCTATAAATATCAAAGGAGTGGCCGGAAGCCTTGCAACGCTGGTGAACTGGTTTGGTGCGTGGGCAGTTTCTTACACTTTCAACTTCCTTATGAGCTGGAGCTCCTATG GTACCTTCATTCTTTATGCTGCAATTAATGCAGGGGCTATATTGTTTGTGGTCACATTGGTACCTGAAACAAAAGGGAAAACCTTGGAACAAATTCAAGCAGCCATTAATGCATGA
- the LOC108479714 gene encoding sugar transporter ERD6-like 7 isoform X1, with product MAIKEDIERGNDSVFESAAVSLLQDENDMAGKEDGYTDQTSSKASLWMVYFSTCVAVCGSFEFGSCAGYSSPTQTAIRTDLSLSLAEYSMFGSILTFGAMIGAITSGPIADFIGRKGAMRTATGFCVGGWLAIYFAEGALLLDVGRMATGYGMGVFSYVVPVFIAEIAPKNLRGALTTINQLMICTGVSVAFIIGTVLTWRTLALTGLIPCAVLLFGLFFIPESPRWLAKIGREKEFEAALQDLRGKDTNISKEADEIRDYIETLERLPKAKMLDLFQRRYLSSVIIGVGLMVFQQFGGINGICFYVSNIFETAGFSAAVGTIIYAILQVVITGLNTTVIDKAGRKPLLLVSSTGLVLGCILSGVSFYLKDHNLALDAVPILAVTGILIYISAFSAGMGAVPWVIMSEIFPINIKGVAGSLATLVNWFGAWAVSYTFNFLMSWSSYGTFILYAAINAGAILFVVTLVPETKGKTLEQIQAAINA from the exons ATGGCCATTAAAGAGGACATAGAGAGAGGTAACGACAGTGTTTTCGAAAGCGCAGCTGTATCTCTCTTGCAAGATGAGAATGATATGGCCGGTAAGGAAGATGGATACACTGATCAAACAAGCAGCAAAGCAAGTCTCTGGATGGTTTACTTCAGTACCTGTGTTGCTGTGTGTGGTTCATTTGAGTTTGGATCTTGT GCAGGCTATTCGTCGCCGACTCAGACAGCCATCAGGACGGATCTCTCTCTGTCTCTAGCAGAG TATTCAATGTTTGGTTCTATATTGACTTTTGGTGCAATGATTGGTGCGATCACAAGTGGACCGATTGCTGATTTTATCGGTCGGAAAGGG GCAATGAGAACAGCTACTGGATTTTGTGTTGGAGGGTGGCTTGCCATTTACTTCGCTGAG GGAGCTTTGTTGTTGGACGTTGGAAGAATGGCAACAGGTTATGGTATGGGAGTCTTCTCGTACGTG GTACCAGTATTCATTGCTGAAATCGCACCAAAGAATCTTCGAGGAGCACTAACAACTATAAATCAG CTTATGATCTGCACTGGAGTATCTGTTGCCTTCATAATAGGGACAGTTCTAACATGGAGAACTTTAGCACTAACAG GACTTATTCCTTGCGCAGTTCTACTCTTTGGACTCTTTTTCATTCCAGAGTCTCCTAGATGGCTG GCAAAGATCGGACGTGAAAAGGAATTCGAAGCTGCACTACAAGATCTTCGTGGCAAGGATACTAATATATCAAAGGAGGCAGATGAGATTCGG GACTATATAGAGACCCTCGAACGGCTTCCAAAAGCCAAAATGCTGGATCTGTTTCAACGAAGATACTTGAGCTCTGTCATT ATAGGAGTTGGACTAATGGTCTTTCAACAATTTGGAGGGATCAATGGTATCTGCTTTTATGTCAGCAATATTTTCGAGACGGCAG GGTTTTCTGCAGCTGTTGGGACAATAATCTATGCTATTCTTCAG GTTGTCATCACTGGCCTTAACACAACCGTTATCGATAAAGCTGGAAGAAAGCCTCTATTACTG GTTTCTTCAACAGGACTGGTCCTTGGTTGTATACTATCTGGGGTTTCATTCTATCTTAAG GATCATAATTTGGCACTCGATGCAGTTCCCATTCTTGCTGTAACAGGCATATTG ATATACATAAGTGCCTTTTCAGCTGGGATGGGTGCAGTTCCTTGGGTTATAATGTCTGAG ATATTCCCTATAAATATCAAAGGAGTGGCCGGAAGCCTTGCAACGCTGGTGAACTGGTTTGGTGCGTGGGCAGTTTCTTACACTTTCAACTTCCTTATGAGCTGGAGCTCCTATG GTACCTTCATTCTTTATGCTGCAATTAATGCAGGGGCTATATTGTTTGTGGTCACATTGGTACCTGAAACAAAAGGGAAAACCTTGGAACAAATTCAAGCAGCCATTAATGCATGA
- the LOC108460810 gene encoding uncharacterized protein LOC108460810: MLKLCLMVSNGYPRGLGPVLHQEPGFSRMVKEFGSVFPGQLVKQDMVQIGSFDLRCNQFHFQEQPKPVTALCETKLIIDADPTAQNPVVIDKPDAYLDTARFSFRIAEKCTRHEKILKFLMSGSNELENGELDLSLLSDLMGLQPLMFGVHQQPYASSLIYPSSKIDYQVPLPDFLGEMIHYSKITVNSDGQVVLTATGTEMKDILSIVAEFYLSSNSTKSRNQFSLVPYFDRKRIAKARTSTNLSSPRSEVASIAPMESPKKIKQKPSPKKNASRKLASERDLYKKNYFHACECLLSLMVDKRRHGRTAILSLKKSGPELPQLLSQFSAGIAGTGLAVLLSVIWKVACWRVPFCTPKLFSAGIGFGLVWLSWAVNRLRDTVVHISKNTSKSGLKEEEMIERVEKSVNQIYFRAATLMAIAVLRFA, translated from the exons ATGTTGAAGCTTTGCTTAATGGTTTCTAATGGCTACCCTCGTGGTCTGGGGCCTGTTTTACACCAAGAGCCAGGCTTTAGCAGGATGGTCAAG GAGTTTGGTTCCGTCTTCCCAGGTCAGCTAGTGAAACAAGACATGGTACAGATAGGCTCCTTTGATCTGAGGTGCAACCAATTCCATTTCCAGGAGCAGCCAAAGCCAGTTACTGCACTGTGTGAGACCAAACTGATTATCGATGCCGATCCAACAGCACAAAACCCCGTGGTTATAGATAAACCAG ATGCTTATCTAGACACAGCACGGTTTAGCTTCAGGATAGCTGAAAAGTGCACTAGACATGAAAAAATCTTGAAGTTTCTTATGTCTGGATCGAATGAATTAGAGAATGGGGAACTTGATTTATCTTTGCTATCTGATTTGATGGGACTTCAACCACTGATGTTTGGTGTGCATCAACAGCCTTATGCGTCTTCTCTAATATATCCGAGTAGCAAAATCGATTACCAGGTGCCTCTCCCAGACTTTTTAGGAGAGATGATCCACTATTCGAAAATTACAGTTAACTCAGATGGTCAAGTTGTACTTACAGCTACCGGGACTGAGATGAAAGACATCCTTTCGATCGTAGCTGAGTTTTACTTATCAAGCAACTCGACTAAGTCTAGAAATCAGTTTTCACTGGTCCCATACTTTGATAG GAAGCGGATTGCCAAAGCACGTACCAGTACTAACCTGTCTTCTCCACGGTCTGAAGTTGCGAGTATTGCACCTATGGAAAG TCCCAAGAAAATCAAGCAGAAGCCATCTCCAAAGAAGAATGCATCTAGGAAGTTAGCCAGTGAGAGAGATCTCTACAAGAAGAATTATTTCCATGCATGTGAGTGTCTTCTTTCCTTGATGGTTGATAAGAGACGGCATGGCAGAACAGCAATTCTTTCCCTTAAGAAATCCGGCCCTGAACTTCCTCAGCTCTTGTCCCAATTTTCCGCTGGCATTGCTGGGACCGGTCTTGCTGTTCTTTTATCTGTTATTTGGAAGGTAGCTTGTTGGAGAGTTCCATTTTGTACACCTAAACTCTTTAGCGCCGGCATCGGTTTTGGGCTAGTTTGGCTCTCATGGGCAGTTAACCGATTGAGGGACACGGTTGTACATATCAGCAAAAATACTAGCAAGTCTGGTCTGAAGGAAGAGGAGATGATTGAGAGAGTGGAGAAAAGTGTTAATCAGATCTATTTCAGAGCCGCGACATTGATGGCTATAGCAGTGCTGAGATTCGCATGA
- the LOC108460488 gene encoding uncharacterized protein LOC108460488 produces MNFFKSVFADDPDPPKPQLESDSPKADYSTPDSSPRVPDSNPNPSGWSFGGLIQTIATRSESVIETYRRDLEEFGLGLKKEIEVAQGSLGNVGQVIDEFGNTVIKGTTQIINQGKDAILAADNESDSSSSESKITQRSLNSKRYSRFDAQVRAIQGDINTYIEEPEDLEDYKKWKSGFGLEEKKEEIERLMEENGEMGSIYKRVVGVSNGVDHETFWCRYFYKVFKLKQAEDMRVKLVNRAISREEEEELSWDVDEDEEEEEVDERNTVPKASLKKQDVDKKEKDDTVKDKAEKSDLLEKETVGEKGEKDVLLENKDQVVVEKANENNPVEKVKGNVDESSSGNIVTEKVNLEKNEEVCKDDSMAKSVEKVASEAKDGENKEPSNGKGKDSDISVASSHPSMVEEEEEEDLGWDEIEDLSSIDDKKETHGGSPSSNRDELRKRLSTAEEEEDLSWDIEDDDEPIKA; encoded by the coding sequence ATGAATTTCTTCAAATCAGTTTTCGCGGATGATCCGGATCCTCCTAAACCCCAACTCGAATCCGATTCCCCCAAAGCCGATTACTCCACTCCCGATTCTTCTCCCAGAGTGCCCGATTCCAACCCTAACCCTAGCGGATGGAGCTTCGGCGGCCTGATCCAAACGATAGCAACCAGATCCGAATCCGTCATCGAGACTTACCGTCGCGATCTCGAAGAATTCGGGTTGGGTCTGAAAAAAGAAATCGAGGTAGCTCAGGGTTCATTAGGGAACGTAGGGCAAGTCATTGATGAGTTCGGGAACACGGTTATAAAGGGAACGACTCAGATCATCAATCAGGGCAAGGATGCAATACTAGCTGCCGATAACGAATCCGATTCCTCTTCCTCCGAGAGTAAGATCACCCAACGGAGCTTGAACTCGAAACGGTACAGTCGATTCGATGCTCAAGTGAGGGCAATTCAAGGGGATATTAATACTTACATCGAGGAGCCAGAGGATTTGGAGGATTACAAGAAGTGGAAATCAGGGTTCGGTTTGGAAGAGAAAAAGGAAGAGATTGAGAGATTGATGGAAGAGAATGGGGAAATGGGAAGTATTTATAAAAGGGTTGTTGGTGTTTCAAATGGGGTTGATCATGAGACGTTTTGGTGTAGGTACTTTTATAAGGTTTTCAAGCTTAAGCAAGCTGAGGATATGAGGGTTAAGCTTGTTAATAGAGCGATTTCTAGGGAAGAAGAGGAGGAACTGAGTTGGGATGTTGATGAAGATGAGGAAGAGGAAGAGGTGGATGAGAGAAATACGGTGCCGAAGGCGAGTTTGAAGAAGCAAGATGTggataagaaagaaaaagatgatactGTGAAAGATAAGGCAGAAAAAAGTGATCTTTTGGAGAAAGAAACTGTGGGAGAGAAGGGTGAAAAAGATGTTCTTTTGGAGAATAAGGATCAAGTTGTTGTTGAGAAGGCAAATGAAAACAATCCCGTTGAGAAAGTAAAGGGTAATGTTGATGAATCAAGTAGTGGCAATATAGTAACTGAGAAAGTTAATTTGGAGAAGAATGAGGAGGTATGCAAGGATGATTCAATGGCGAAATCTGTTGAGAAAGTAGCTTCTGAAGCTAAAGACGGAGAGAATAAAGAGCCTAGCAATGGCAAAGGTAAAGACAGTGACATTTCAGTGGCGTCAAGCCATCCATCAATGGTTGAGGAGGAGGAAGAGGAGGATCTTGGGTGGGATGAAATTGAGGATCTCAGCAGCATTGATGATAAGAAAGAAACTCATGGTGGGAGCCCGAGCTCCAATAGGGATGAGCTGAGGAAGAGACTAAGTACAGCTGAAGAAGAGGAGGATTTAAGCTGGGATATTGAAGACGATGACGAACCGATTAAAGCTTGA
- the LOC108460489 gene encoding auxin-binding protein T85, whose translation MTGPCFIFFFLLLNLLPFFQTLEASDCSIKGLPLVRNIADLPQDNYGRGGLSHITVAGSLLHGLKEVEVWLQTFAPGSRTPIHRHSCEEVFVVLKGSGTLYLASSSNKYPGKPEEHFIFSNSTFHIPVNDAHQVWNTNEHEDLQMLVIISRPPIKVFIYEDWLMPHTAAKLKFPYYWDEQCFQVPQKDEL comes from the exons ATGACTGGACCttgcttcattttcttcttccttctcTTAAACTTGCTTCCATTCTTTCAAACTCTCGAAGCTTCTGACTGCTCCATCAAAG GGTTACCTCTGGTGAGGAACATTGCTGATCTTCCACAGGATAATTATGGAAGAGGAGGTTTATCCCATATAACTGTTGCTGGTTCTCTCTTGCATGGGTTGAAAGAA GTTGAGGTTTGGCTTCAAACATTTGCACCAGGATCGCGCACGCCGATCCATAGGCACTCTTGTGAAGAAGTTTTTGTTGTTCTCAAGGGCAGTGGCACTCTATATCTCGCCTCGAGTTCTAATAAGTACCCTGGAAAACCGGAGGAGCACTTTATATTTTCGAATAGCACGTTTCATATCCCTGTCAATGATGCTCACCAg GTCTGGAATACAAATGAACATGAGGATTTGCAAATGCTTGTGATAATATCTCGGCCGCCTATCAAAGT GTTCATATATGAAGATTGGTTGATGCCTCACACTGCGGCTAAGTTGAAGTTTCCCTACTATTGGGATGAGCAGTGCTTTCAAGTACCTCAGAAAGATGAGCTTTAA
- the LOC108460979 gene encoding putative E3 ubiquitin-protein ligase RF298, translated as MGEKNDSGGGSIACKPGTSILHQDKGSTNKRKLDDPSLENPVIVPLSMSEFASYALPLEIFRGPVLGPLEVESSMGSLSEVFEPADWDDPIACQLEELLLSNLQMIFRNAIKKIVECGFKEDVAEKAISRHGLYQGGKDLVSNVVNDAIASLKKGIEGDISIHLFEDLQQLVVYTMLEMISVLREVKPCLSIAEAMWWLLMFDLNISVACEVEGDILRNLGCVEVSGESSSDSNPKSRVGTQNPETKLSISNESNGSKPSLSPEALKFGSFPNLPKPKSPPPYEGMTPEKEFLVSRSVSGDYVPVASISEEKTGIGRKGRSKKELAAVRKKSFNMEINRAAYWKSFRAVKLAASGSSVVEKRMKSPSELPAVHMKDSSPNVVMEAGALADESHHAADDSSTLKGTKSTVPTANTGLAPSLSLENKPVPKSKGGTSKSSKTPEQDAGKKPTPKAKSSTSMSSKSIDYCAGIPYDESLGKYIPQNEKDEMILKLVPRIEELQNELDSWTQWTNQKVMQAARRLSKDQAELKSLRQEKEEVEQLKREKEIMEENTMKRLSEMEFALNNATSQVEDANNTVQKLEVEHSMLKMEMEVAKSQAIASAVSCREALEREQKALKDIQSWEGQRSLLQEELASEKQKATELKRKVGKAQNIYSQIEMTWKEERMAKEKFLAQAASIRKERERLEAVAKVEEDKIKLKAEKDMKKYGEEIKMLENKLSELKMKLDSSKIAALRGCIDGGNGQCSSVNDGYHSPSFSKRVVDINDYSGSRGLKQERECVMCLSEEKIVVFLPCAHQVLCVKCNELHEKQRMKDCPACRTVISNRICARFAKPHAIAH; from the exons ATGGGTGAAAAGAATGATAGTGGTGGTGGTAGTATTGCTTGCAAACCAGGGACTTCTATCTTACATCAGGATAAAGGAAGTACGAACAAGAGAAAATTAGATGATCCTTCTTTAGAGAATCCGGTTATTGTTCCTTTGTCCATGAGTGAATTCGCTTCTTACGCATTACCTCTGGAGATATTCAGAGGCCCTGTACTTGGACCATTGGAGGTAGAATCCTCTATGGGATCTCTTAGTGAAGTTTTTGAACCTGCTGATTGGGATGATCCAATTGCTTGTCAACTTGAGGAATTACTGTTATCTAATTTGCAAATGATTTTCCGGAACGCTATTAAAAAGATTGTTGAGTGTGGATTTAAGGAAGATGTCGCGGAAAAGGCCATTTCGAGGCATGGTCTCTATCAAGGGGGTAAAGATCTTGTGTCGAATGTTGTGAATGATGCTATTGCTTCCTTGAAGAAAGGGATAGAAGGTGATATTTCGATTCATCTGTTCGAGGATTTGCAGCAGCTAGTGGTGTATACAATGCTGGAGATGATTAGTGTGCTTAGAGAGGTTAAACCATGTCTATCTATTGCAGAAGCAATGTGGTGGTTGTTAATGTTTGACCTAAACATTTCCGTGGCATGTGAAGTGGAAGGAGATATTTTGCGTAATTTAGGTTGTGTGGAAGTCTCTGGAGAGAGCTCCTCTGATTCTAACCCCAAGTCGAGAGTGGGAACTCAAAATCCCGAAACTAAACTTTCAATCTCGAATGAGTCCAATGGTTCAAAACCTTCATTGTCCCCTGAAGCACTCAAATTTGGAAGTTTTCCTAATTTACCTAAACCCAAAAGTCCTCCTCCTTATGAAGGGATGACACCAGAGAAAGAATTTTTGGTCTCTAGGAGTGTTTCTGGAGATTATGTCCCGGTTGCATCTATCTCTGAAGAAAAAACAGGGATTGGTAGAAAGGGACGCTCCAAAAAGGAACTAGCTGCAGTCCGGAAAAAATCCTTCAATATGGAAATTAACAGGGCGGCTTATTGGAAAAGTTTTAGAGCTGTGAAACTAGCTGCCTCTGGCAGTTCTGTTGTTGAAAAGAGAATGAAGTCTCCATCTGAATTACCAGCTGTGCATATGAAAGATTCTTCACCAAATGTGGTTATGGAAGCTGGAGCTTTAGCTGATGAAAGTCATCATGCGGCAGATGATTCTTCAACATTGAAGGGTACTAAATCTACAGTTCCAACTGCAAATACTGGGCTTGCACCTTCATTGTCTTTGGAAAATAAACCTGTTCCAAAATCTAAAGGAGGAACCTCAAAATCTTCTAAGACACCTGAACAAGATGCAGGAAAGAAACCCACTCCAAAGGCCAAAAGCAGCACTTCTATGTCTTCTAAGTCAATCGATTACTGTGCTGGAATTCCATATGATGAATCTCTAGGAAAATACATCCCACAAAATGAGAAGGATGAAATGATTTTGAAGCTTGTTCCAAGGATAGAGGAACTGCAGAATGAACTAGATAGTTGGACTCAATGGACCAATCAGAAGGTCATGCAGGCTGCTCGAAGGCTTAGCAAGGACCAAGCTGAACTTAAATCACTGAGGCAAGAGAAGGAAGAAGTAGAACAGCTCAAAAGGGAAAAGGAAATCATGGAGGAGAATACCATGAAGAGGCTGTCTGAAATGGAGTTTGCGTTGAATAACGCAACTAGTCAGGTTGAGGATGCTAACAATACTGTTCAGAAGCTTGAGGTGGAGCATTCTATGCTGAAGATGGAGATGGAGGTTGCTAAATCACAAGCTATTGCTTCAGCTGTAAGTTGTCGAGAGGCATTGGAGAGAGAACAAAAAGCACTTAAGGATATTCAGTCATGGGAAGGACAGAGGAGCTTGCTTCAGGAGGAGCTTGCATCGGAGAAGCAGAAGGCAACAGAGCTGAAAAGGAAAGTAGGCAAGGCTCAAAATATCTACAGCCAAATTGAG ATGACATGGAAAGAGGAGAGGATGGCAAAGGAGAAGTTCCTTGCTCAGGCTGCCTCCATAAGGAAGGAAAGAGAACGTCTTGAAGCTGTAGCAAAAGTGGAGGAGGATAAGATTAAGCTGAAAGCTGAAAAAGATATGAAGAAATATGGAGAGGAGATAAAAATGCTTGAGAACAAGTTATCCGAGTTGAAGATGAAGCTGGATTCTTCAAAAATAGCAGCACTTAGGGGTTGCATCGATGGTGGAAATGGCCAGTGCTCTTCTGTCAACGACGGGTATCATAGTCCAAGTTTCTCTAAAAGGGTGGTTGACATTAATGATTATTCAGGGAGCAGAGGTCTGAAACAGGAGCGGGAGTGCGTCATGTGCTTATCGGAAGAGAAGATAGTGGTATTTCTTCCATGTGCTCATCAGGTCCTTTGTGTTAAATGCAATGAGCTCCATGAGAAACAACGGATGAAGGACTGTCCTGCTTGTAGGACCGTGATCAGTAACCGCATATGTGCACGTTTTGCTAAGCCACATGCTATAGCTCACTGA